One Coregonus clupeaformis isolate EN_2021a chromosome 33, ASM2061545v1, whole genome shotgun sequence DNA window includes the following coding sequences:
- the enpp5 gene encoding ectonucleotide pyrophosphatase/phosphodiesterase family member 5: protein MLGCSSRRGGGCYLGWLLTLTLTLPLASLQMDHHGLQGHPLHPNHQATRGERSKLLLLSFDGFRWDYVDRVPTPNFHALMEEGSRVEQVENAYITKTFPDHYTLVTGLHAETHGIVGNEMYDPDLNASFSMETHSAYEPRWWAGAEPLWVTNQKQGGRSGGVMWPGSDVEIGGAYPSRYVPYNASVSFERRVETMVAWLMGEGPGEGVGSVQGGVDFGVLYWEEPDESGHNLGPENPLMDVVIADIDDKLGFLRNELRKKGLYESVNLIVTSDHGMTQLSMDKVIELDQYLDRDLYTWVDKSPVVGILPREGKLEEVYSALVEANPNMVVYRREQIPDRFHYRHNNRIMPIIIEAKEGWTITQNRTTGPHMLGNHGYDNTLPSMHPVFVARGPAFRQNYMKSSMRSVDLYPLMCHILSVRPRPNNGSLARVRDLLSEPSPPTPSTPLEGRYQPSFANTLGVVLGVVMVTGFLVVIIKQMTLRQLPSRHFRSREMAQPLLQEDLQL, encoded by the exons ATGCTGGGTTGCAGCTCACGAAGAGGAGGAGGCTGCTATCTGGGATGGCTTCTGACCTTAACCCTGACCCTGCCTCTGGCCTCCCTACAGATGGACCACCATGGACTCCAAG GCCACCCCCTCCATCCTAACCACCAGGCCACCAGAGGGGAGCGGTCTAAGCTGCTGCTGCTGTCCTTCGATGGGTTCCGCTGGGACTACGTGGACCGTGTCCCCACCCCTAACTTCCACGCCCTGATGGAGGAGGGGTCAAGAGTTGAGCAGGTTGAGAACGCCTACATCACAAAGACCTTCCCTGACCACTACACCCTGGTCACCGGGCTGCATGCCGAGACGCACGGCATCGTGGGTAACGAGATGTACGACCCCGACCTTAACGCCTCCTTCTCCATGGAGACGCATAGCGCCTATGAGCCACGCTGGTGGGCTGGGGCAGAGCCTCTGTGGGTGACCAATCAGAAGCAGGGTGGGCGGAGCGGCGGGGTGATGTGGCCGGGGTCGGACGTGGAGATCGGGGGGGCGTACCCGTCACGCTACGTTCCGTACAACGCATCGGTGAGTTTCGAGAGGCGCGTGGAGACGATGGTAGCCTGGCTGATGGGGGAGGGGCCAGGGGAGGGGGTTGGGTCTGTGCAGGGGGGTGTGGACTTTGGCGTGCTATACTGGGAGGAGCCTGACGAGAGCGGTCACAACCTGGGCCCAGAGAACCCTCTAATGGACGTGGTCATCGCTGATATAGACGACAAGCTCGGCTTCCTCCGCAACGAGCTGCGCAAGAAGG GTCTGTACGAGAGTGTGAACCTGATTGTGACCAGTGATCATGGCATGACCCAGTTGTCCATGGACAAGGTGATCGAGCTGGACCAATACCTAGACAGAGACCTCTACACCTGGGTGGACAAGAGCCCCGTGGTGGGAATACTACCGAGAGAAG GTAAGTTAGAGGAGGTTTATAGTGCGCTGGTGGAGGCCAATCCCAACATGGTGGTGTATAGGAGGGAACAGATCCCTGACCGTTTCCACTACCGTCACAACAACAGGATCATGCCCATCATTATCGAGGCCAAGGAGGGCTGGACCATCACCCAGAACAGAACCACTGGACCACACATGT TGGGTAACCACGGCTATGACAACACCCTACCCAGCATGCACCCTGTCTTCGTGGCGCGTGGCCCCGCCTTCCGTCAGAACTACATGAAGAGTTCCATGCGTTCCGTTGACCTCTACCCCCTCATGTGTCACATCCTGTCTGTCCGGCCCCGCCCCAACAATGGTTCTCTAGCCCGGGTTAGGGACCTCCTCTCTGAGCCCTCCCCCCCCACACCCTCCACCCCCCTGGAGGGCAGATACCAGCCTTCCTTCGCCAACACCCTGGGCGTGGTCCTGGGGGTTGTCATGGTGACAGGGTTCCTGGTGGTTATCATCAAACAGATGACGCTCCGACAACTACCCAGCAGGCACTTCAGGAGCAGAGAGATGGCGCAGCCGCTACTACAGGAAGATCTACAgctttag